A genomic region of Drosophila kikkawai strain 14028-0561.14 chromosome X, DkikHiC1v2, whole genome shotgun sequence contains the following coding sequences:
- the LOC108083484 gene encoding heat shock protein beta-1 isoform X2 encodes MAEANKRNIPIKLGDFSVIDTEFSNIRERFDSEMRKMEEEMAKFRHELMNREANFFESTSSTTNSALPSRIPKQQNYVSDISSPLIQDEGDNKVLKLRFDVSQYAPEEIVVKTVDQKLLVHAKHEEKSDTKSVYREYNREFLLPKGVNPESIRSSLSKDGVLTVDAPLPALTAGETLIPIAHK; translated from the exons ATGGCCGAGGCTAACAAGAGGAATATCCCCATCAAACTGGGCGACTTCAGCGTCATCGACACGGAGTTCAGCAACATCCGCGAGCGCTTCGATTCCGAGATGCGCAAAATGGAGGAGGAGATGGCCAAGTTCCGCCACGAGCTGATGAACCGCGAGGCCAACTTCTTCGAGTCCACCAG CTCAACGACAAACTCGGCCCTGCCATCCCGAATCCCCAAGCAACAGAACTACGTCTCCGACATTAGCTCACCCTTGATACAG GACGAGGGCGACAACAAAGTGCTGAAACTGCGCTTTGACGTTAGCCAGTATGCCCCCGAGGAGATTGTGGTGAAGACCGTTGACCAGAAGCTATTG GTGCATGCCAAGCACGAGGAGAAGTCGGACACAAAGAGCGTGTACAGGGAGTACAACCGGGAGTTCCTGCTGCCCAAGGGTGTCAATCCCGAGTCCATCCGCTCGTCCCTCAGCAAGGACGGTGTCCTGACCGTGGATGCGCCGCTGCCAGCACTGACTGCCGGTGAAACGCTGATTCCCATTGCGCACAAGTGA
- the LOC108083484 gene encoding heat shock protein beta-6 isoform X1, with the protein MAEANKRNIPIKLGDFSVIDTEFSNIRERFDSEMRKMEEEMAKFRHELMNREANFFESTSSTKKTTTTTSSTTNSALPSRIPKQQNYVSDISSPLIQDEGDNKVLKLRFDVSQYAPEEIVVKTVDQKLLVHAKHEEKSDTKSVYREYNREFLLPKGVNPESIRSSLSKDGVLTVDAPLPALTAGETLIPIAHK; encoded by the exons ATGGCCGAGGCTAACAAGAGGAATATCCCCATCAAACTGGGCGACTTCAGCGTCATCGACACGGAGTTCAGCAACATCCGCGAGCGCTTCGATTCCGAGATGCGCAAAATGGAGGAGGAGATGGCCAAGTTCCGCCACGAGCTGATGAACCGCGAGGCCAACTTCTTCGAGTCCACCAG ctctactaaaaaaacaacaacaacgaccaG CTCAACGACAAACTCGGCCCTGCCATCCCGAATCCCCAAGCAACAGAACTACGTCTCCGACATTAGCTCACCCTTGATACAG GACGAGGGCGACAACAAAGTGCTGAAACTGCGCTTTGACGTTAGCCAGTATGCCCCCGAGGAGATTGTGGTGAAGACCGTTGACCAGAAGCTATTG GTGCATGCCAAGCACGAGGAGAAGTCGGACACAAAGAGCGTGTACAGGGAGTACAACCGGGAGTTCCTGCTGCCCAAGGGTGTCAATCCCGAGTCCATCCGCTCGTCCCTCAGCAAGGACGGTGTCCTGACCGTGGATGCGCCGCTGCCAGCACTGACTGCCGGTGAAACGCTGATTCCCATTGCGCACAAGTGA
- the Tyler gene encoding solute carrier family 25 protein Shawn, with product MPAQLDNQEVDRDGDDPVELATLILKADPRYRIKPMQQVVSALFGGLLTTFVVTPLEVVKTRVQTQHAIRQRPTISKLCYVFHNGLMTHVCRSSDLCYPKSGRIPHSLRPPRGSLDAFLKILCSSGPRGLWAGLSPTLVSALPSTIIYFLTYEYFMNSLSHFYLVTRMSAVSWNIDEAPYWESEPGAAGGDPLDTPKRPRNVNAPANVASVVPYYVPMASGICSRTLVVTAITPIEMVRIKMQSEYMTYSELWQVLRSLIRRHGVLGLWRGWPPTVMRDAPFSGTYWATYEAMKRTFSVTEPSFMFSFLAGAISGAVATLVTMPFDLVTTHTQIELGQSVLNEKSNKDRPPHGKPSTGGALAKPSVFSRLGQIYRRQGARGLYVGVMPRMLRVVPACAIMISTFEYSKSFFFHYNVDLQETAYRQNT from the exons ATGCCAGCGCAGCTGGACAACCAGGAGGTAGATAGAGATGGAGACGATCCAGTGGAGCTGGCGACACTGATTCTAAAAGCTGATCCCCGTTATCGCATCAAGCCGATGCAGCAGGTCGTGTCTGCGCTCTTCGGCGGCCTCCTTACCACCTTTGTCG TAACGCCGCTTGAGGTGGTAAAGACGCGGGTGCAGACGCAGCATGCGATCCGCCAGCGACCGACCATCTCCAAGCTCTGCTATGTCTTCCACAACGGCCTAATGACCCATGTGTGCCGTTCCAGTGACCTTTGTTACCCCAAGTCGGGTCGAATTCCCCACAGCCTACGTCCGCCACGCGGCTCCTTG GACGCTTTCCTCAAGATCCTTTGCAGCAGTGGCCCGCGTGGCCTGTGGGCCGGCCTCAGTCCCACGCTCGTCTCGGCCCTGCCCTCCACAATCATCTACTTTCTGACGTACGAATATTTTATGAACTCCCTATCCCATTTCTATCTGGTAACGCGCATGAGCGCCGTCAGCTGGAATATAGACGAGGCTCCGTACTGGGAATCAGAGCCTGGAGCCGCCGGTGGGGATCCCTTGGACACCCCAAAGCGTCCAAGAAATGTAAACGCCCCGGCAAATGTCGCCTCAGTCGTCCCCTACTACGTGCCTATGGCCTCGGGCATCTGTTCGCGCACCCTGGTGGTCACGGCCATCACGCCCATCGAGATGGTGCGTATCAAGATGCAGTCGGAGTACATGACCTACTCGGAGCTGTGGCAGGTGCTGCGCTCGCTCATTCGGCGGCACGGCGTGCTGGGGCTCTGGCGTGGTTGGCCGCCAACCGTGATGCGCGACGCTCCCTTCTCCGGGACATACTGGGCAACCTATGAGGCAATGAAGCGGACCTTTAGCGTTACGGAGCCCTCATTCATGTTCAGCTTCCTGGCGGGTGCCATCTCCGGAGCG GTGGCCACTCTGGTGACCATGCCCTTTGACCTGGTCACCACCCACACCCAGATCGAGCTGGGCCAGAGCGTGCTCAACGAGAAGAGCAACAAGGACAGGCCGCCGCATGGAAAACCCAGTACTGGTGGTGCTCTGGCCAAGCCCTCGGTGTTCTCCCGCCTGGGTCAGATATACCGGCGACAGGGCGCCCGGGGACTCTACGTTGGGGTCATGCCGCGCATGCTCCGTGTGGTGCCCGCCTGTGCCATCATGATCTCAACCTTTGAGTACAGCAAGTCGTTCTTTTTTCACTATAACGTGGATCTCCAGGAAACAG CCTACCGACAAAACACCTAG
- the Shawn gene encoding solute carrier family 25 protein Shawn isoform X2, whose amino-acid sequence MATRGPCTHLAAVAAAAAATPSQSQSKVTMTDPRFRIRPLQQVASACSGAMVTACFMTPLDVIKTRLQAQQQALLSKKCFLYCNGLMDHICPCGPDTPNPAAAKPAPRFSGTIDAFIKISRTEGIGSLWSGLSPTLISALPSTIIYFVAYEQFKARFTDIHYKYLGLWNATPTTAGHGRDIPLPIPMLVPLLAGVTARILAVTCVSPVELIRTKMQSQRMTHAEMFGTIRQVVQSQGVLGLWRGLPPTILRDVPFSGIYWTCYEYLKSSFGVVEPTFGFSFAAGAISGSVAATITTPFDVVKTHEQIEFGEKFIFSDNPPKQVATKSVAERLVSIYRLGGVSAIFAGLGPRLFKVAPACAIMISSFEYGKSFFYHYNIDQHKRQAEAEPPDV is encoded by the exons aTGGCCACACGGGGGCCCTGTACACATCTGGCGGctgtagcagcagcagcggcagcgacccCAAGCCAAAGCCAATCGAAGGTCACGATGACGGATCCCCGGTTCCGGATCCGTCCCCTGCAGCAAGTGGCCTCCGCCTGCAGCGGCGCCATGGTAACCGCCTGCTTCA TGACCCCATTAGATGTGATCAAGACCCGGCTGCAGGCCCAGCAACAGGCGCTGCTATCGAAAAAGTGTTTCCTCTACTGCAACGGCCTCATGGACCACATTTGCCCCTGTGGCCCGGACACACCCAATCCGGCAGCCGCGAAGCCGGCTCCCAGATTTTCTGGCACCATT GACGCATTCATCAAGATTAGCCGCACCGAGGGCATCGGCTCGCTGTGGTCGGGACTTAGCCCCACGCTCATCTCGGCCCTGCCCTCGACCATCATTTACTTCGTGGCCTACGAACAGTTCAAGGCCCGCTTCACCGACATCCACTACAAGTACCTGGGGCTGTGGAacgcaacaccaacaacagctGGCCATGGCCGTGACATTCCACTACCGATACCGATGCTGGTGCCCCTGCTGGCGGGCGTAACGGCCCGCATTTTGGCCGTCACCTGTGTCAGTCCCGTCGAGCTGATTCGCACCAAGATGCAGTCGCAGCGGATGACGCACGCCGAGATGTTTGGCACCATACGCCAGGTGGTGCAGTCGCAGGGCGTGTTGGGCCTGTGGCGCGGTTTGCCGCCGACGATACTGCGCGACGTGCCCTTCTCGGGCATATACTGGACCTGCTACGAGTACCTCAAGAGCTCCTTTGGCGTGGTGGAGCCAACGTTTGGCTTCAGCTTTGCGGCCGGAGCCATATCGGGATCG GTGGCCGCCACCATTACCACGCCGTTTGATGTGGTGAAAACGCACGAGCAGATCGAATTCGGCGAGAAGTTCATATTCTCAG ATAATCCACCCAAGCAGGTGGCCACCAAGTCGGTGGCTGAGCGCCTGGTCAGCATTTATCGCCTGGGCGGAGTTTCTGCAATTTTCGCTGGACTCGGGCCGCGTCTCTTCAAGGTGGCGCCCGCGTGTGCCATAATGATTTCGTCCTTCGAGTATGGCAAGTCCTTTTTCTACCACTACAACATTGACCAGCACAAGCGACAGGCTGAGGCAGAGCCTCCGGATGTATGA
- the Shawn gene encoding solute carrier family 25 protein Shawn isoform X1, with product MATRGPCTHLAAVAAAAAATPSQSQSKVTMTDPRFRIRPLQQVASACSGAMVTACFMTPLDVIKTRLQAQQQALLSKKCFLYCNGLMDHICPCGPDTPNPAAAKPAPRFSGTIDAFIKISRTEGIGSLWSGLSPTLISALPSTIIYFVAYEQFKARFTDIHYKYLGLWNATPTTAGHGRDIPLPIPMLVPLLAGVTARILAVTCVSPVELIRTKMQSQRMTHAEMFGTIRQVVQSQGVLGLWRGLPPTILRDVPFSGIYWTCYEYLKSSFGVVEPTFGFSFAAGAISGSVAATITTPFDVVKTHEQIEFGEKFIFSGRPLAVQIAAASSHTHIDNGSICITADNPPKQVATKSVAERLVSIYRLGGVSAIFAGLGPRLFKVAPACAIMISSFEYGKSFFYHYNIDQHKRQAEAEPPDV from the exons aTGGCCACACGGGGGCCCTGTACACATCTGGCGGctgtagcagcagcagcggcagcgacccCAAGCCAAAGCCAATCGAAGGTCACGATGACGGATCCCCGGTTCCGGATCCGTCCCCTGCAGCAAGTGGCCTCCGCCTGCAGCGGCGCCATGGTAACCGCCTGCTTCA TGACCCCATTAGATGTGATCAAGACCCGGCTGCAGGCCCAGCAACAGGCGCTGCTATCGAAAAAGTGTTTCCTCTACTGCAACGGCCTCATGGACCACATTTGCCCCTGTGGCCCGGACACACCCAATCCGGCAGCCGCGAAGCCGGCTCCCAGATTTTCTGGCACCATT GACGCATTCATCAAGATTAGCCGCACCGAGGGCATCGGCTCGCTGTGGTCGGGACTTAGCCCCACGCTCATCTCGGCCCTGCCCTCGACCATCATTTACTTCGTGGCCTACGAACAGTTCAAGGCCCGCTTCACCGACATCCACTACAAGTACCTGGGGCTGTGGAacgcaacaccaacaacagctGGCCATGGCCGTGACATTCCACTACCGATACCGATGCTGGTGCCCCTGCTGGCGGGCGTAACGGCCCGCATTTTGGCCGTCACCTGTGTCAGTCCCGTCGAGCTGATTCGCACCAAGATGCAGTCGCAGCGGATGACGCACGCCGAGATGTTTGGCACCATACGCCAGGTGGTGCAGTCGCAGGGCGTGTTGGGCCTGTGGCGCGGTTTGCCGCCGACGATACTGCGCGACGTGCCCTTCTCGGGCATATACTGGACCTGCTACGAGTACCTCAAGAGCTCCTTTGGCGTGGTGGAGCCAACGTTTGGCTTCAGCTTTGCGGCCGGAGCCATATCGGGATCG GTGGCCGCCACCATTACCACGCCGTTTGATGTGGTGAAAACGCACGAGCAGATCGAATTCGGCGAGAAGTTCATATTCTCAGGTAGGCCCCTTGCCGTGCAGATTGCTGCCGCCagctcccacacacacattgaCAATGGTTCGATTTGCATTACGGCAGATAATCCACCCAAGCAGGTGGCCACCAAGTCGGTGGCTGAGCGCCTGGTCAGCATTTATCGCCTGGGCGGAGTTTCTGCAATTTTCGCTGGACTCGGGCCGCGTCTCTTCAAGGTGGCGCCCGCGTGTGCCATAATGATTTCGTCCTTCGAGTATGGCAAGTCCTTTTTCTACCACTACAACATTGACCAGCACAAGCGACAGGCTGAGGCAGAGCCTCCGGATGTATGA